Genomic window (Sediminispirochaeta smaragdinae DSM 11293):
CGCAATTTGCAGGCCTGCGTACCGATGAAGCCCTGAACGAGCTTGGGGAACCCTTGGTGCTCTACTGCAAGATCACCCAGGATTATGTTCCGGATCCCAAGGCATGCCTGATTACCGGTATCACCCCGGAAGAAACCCTACGCAAGGGGCTTTCCGAGCGCCGCTTTATCGAGCGGATCAACGAAGAATTCATGCAGCCGGGAAGCTGTGTTGCAGGCTTCAACAGCATCGCCTTTGACGACGAGTTCATCCGTGCCACCCTCTATCGTAATCTGATGGATCCCTTTCGACGGGAATGGGCGGGAGGGAACAGTCGCTGGGATCTGCTCGATGTGCTGCGGGCTGCCCGGGACCTCAGGCCCCAGGGCATAACATGGCCCGAGGGGGAAAACGGAAGGCCGACCTTTCGCCTCGAAAAGCTGACAGAGGCCAATGCCCTTCCCCACCAGAACGCCCACGATGCCCTCTCGGACGTACGGGCGACCATTGCCATGGCACGTCTGCTCAGGGAAAAGCAGCCGAAAATCTTCTCCTACCTTTACCGGGGACGCATCAAGGACCATGCCCGGCAGCTGATCGATCTTCATAAGCGAAGGCCTTTTCTCCATACTTCGGCAATGCTCTCCAACGAATACGGATATACCTCTATCCTTGCGCCCGTAGCCCCTCATCCTGCAAACCAAAATGCGATCCTCTGTTTCGATCTCCGACAAGATCCGGAGCCCCTTATAGAA
Coding sequences:
- the sbcB gene encoding exodeoxyribonuclease I, whose protein sequence is MARSIYWYDLETFGTHPRLDRIAQFAGLRTDEALNELGEPLVLYCKITQDYVPDPKACLITGITPEETLRKGLSERRFIERINEEFMQPGSCVAGFNSIAFDDEFIRATLYRNLMDPFRREWAGGNSRWDLLDVLRAARDLRPQGITWPEGENGRPTFRLEKLTEANALPHQNAHDALSDVRATIAMARLLREKQPKIFSYLYRGRIKDHARQLIDLHKRRPFLHTSAMLSNEYGYTSILAPVAPHPANQNAILCFDLRQDPEPLIERSVDELRRLIFAPSEELSLEESRIRLIPIHINRSPVLAPLSTLDPDTAKRLGLDVTLCGKRAAKLAEASLLTQKIMEVFRRDEAEIRRDPELEIYSGGFFSDADRQRMERFRELSPEAMLKRRGDFYDRRLPELAWRFVCRNHSEILDENERKKWKSFCAGRLLFPPERLINDFAFFKRKVKELSGDTNLPAGDKKIIKKLAEWATIIEVDVLSYEG